The Lutzomyia longipalpis isolate SR_M1_2022 chromosome 2, ASM2433408v1 DNA window TCGCAAACTTTTAACTCAACAAATTGGAGGCCTAAGGACATTTGATCTACTTTAAGTTCCTCAATTTGatctttaattgattttttaggcGTCTCGATAGGTACGTTTGgttctgaaataaaattccctaATGTTGGTCTTTCAAATGTTAAAAGGcttaattgaagaaattaatattacaGTTAACAAGTTTTTAAATCTTACGGCTCTCTGGTTCCACGTCTTTAGAAGTTTCTGGTTCTGATGTTTCAGAAATCTCTGCTTCTGTTTGTTCAGGAATATCTAGTTTTGCTTTTTTGGGAATCTCTAGTTCTGCATCTTCAAACATTTCTGGTTCCATATCTTCAAGAATCGCTGGTTCAGCCTCTTCAGAAATCTCTGGTTCTGCTCGTTCAGGAATTTCTGGTTCTGCTGCTTCAAGAATTTCTGATTCTGCTTCATCTTGACGACTTTCATTTCCGCCGTTTTCTTCCTCGACGTATTCTTCagaattttcaccaaaaaaattttcttcatcagaAAATTCATCTTCAGAAAATTCCGATCCCGAATCGTCGCAAATGACTTCTTCTTGGATAGATAATATTGGATGTTTTTCAATCATGTTtggaactaaaaaaaaagtgaaaatgaaaatataaaaaggaattaaaaaagatataaaaatcattcagattgttcgaataaaaaaaacggttactttgcaatttcttcattactaaaaattacatttattcaAATGCAATATCCGTGAGTTCTTGCGCAAGTTTCCGTGCCAGTAAAAAACCATCACTTCATGACACACGGATTTGTTGGCAATGCGTggttctctcaatttttcccGCACATTACGTCAGCAggttatttacattttaattctaaCTGTACAGAAATTACGTCGCAGAagatttactttttcttttactcaaaaatataaagaaaaaattccgcGTCGGGAAAAATGGGTCAAGAAATTGTCCAAGAGAgctgattaaatatttttattcttttgcggACATTTTTGTGAGACTTTATGGTGCGTCAGTGTGCTGTGAATTTGCAGAAATAATTTACATATGAAACCGCAGTGTTGgatgaaatgttctaaataaCTCTTTCCAATATGCATGATGGTGATCACCTTCAAAAGAATGCCACTTTGATGCAAAATAATTAGTTTGGAAGATTAGCATAAGGCAGCACAccattaaaaagcaaaatgtgcCAACGACAAATCATAGtcatttcaaattaaagcAAAGCAGCATGAAAATTCTAACGAAGTGTCAGTTGCGTGCGCGGCGTAAGAATTTATGAGATGCTCCAACGCGCTTCTTCATCAAGAACTAAACTCGTTATGGAGAAGGTTTTGAGGAGATTTTGCCTTCTTCAAAAAGCCTGCGATTGGCatcaaagtaatttttaataatttattgttcttttctttttcttcattaaggTTTATTGGTTCTGttgatttgcaaaattagaatattcttgtaaatttttcttaaattatgtAAAGTGATTTGCTAATATTTTCTCTTAGTTctaaatttgaatattagGGGAAAAATAGGCTGAAGGTGTCTCATAAAGAAATAAGTTTGCATTtcaagttaaattaattaatagaatttgaataagaactcaaaaaattcttttctctgcAAGTATTCTAAACAAGTTAAAATATATTGATGGaatcttttattaaacttttttgatAAGTTAGAATTAAATcagaattggaaaaaaattccattgctGAATTTGAACCGAAGAAGTTTCTCATGCAAAGCCAGAGCCCTATTCATTGCACCAAggcaaaaaaggaaattagtGATTAATTCAATTGCGGGGTGTTTAAGACTTACAGTTccgcaaaaaattaaaatatcttttggaTGGAGCAGTATTTACCTTAAAGAAACCTATATAAGAATGAGGAATagtctaataaaaaaataatgggcTGAGCCTGGAAGGTTTAGTGTATtgctttgagaaataaaacgGAGATTCTGCCAGCTCACGTCTTAATTAGTACTCCAACCATCTTTCAAGTCTGATTGTGAATAAAATCTAACACATGCCTGCATGTTCTATAAAGgcaattaaatcattttataataCACCCGATGAACGTCtcgtgctcttttttttctcttcacttcTTCGCTTTTGAACACTCCTTTGGAGAGCTCTTCATTCATCCCTGTGTGCATGCAATCTCAAAAGAAGCAAACTGATAATGCCCAACCATTTGGTCGGAAGATGAGCGTGCTGAGAGTACTCAAAAAAAAGAGTGGTGGTGCGGTTTCATTAACTTATTGCGCTATTGGAtgaattctcttttaattCCTGTGGGCATTCACGGTACATGATAATCAATGAGTTCAGCACGCACACCTTTGGCGATTCTAAACCGTGCTATTCATCTGTAAGTCTGCACAAgcacaaaattaaatagaatataACGCTGTGCTcctgaaaaattgtaattatcGCACCACACACTCGCCCCATAAAGAATGCCACACACTACTCGCTTGAAACTTTTAATCATCTTGTCTAAACTACCAGATTTTAtgctaagaaaattattattatttgtggGATGCTGGACGGCCCTTCCTCGCCAAAAGCCCACGTGAAGGAAGTTGCATTGAAGTCTTTCCGTTTGAAGAGATAAaactatataaataaatacaaattacATGCAAtttagataattgcaaaagcGACAGCAGAATGATTTTAAGCCAGCCCCAGAGACGTTCacaggaaaattaaaatactcCGATATTGATAAAGCATCGCGCAAAAGAGGTCAAATTTAATGTAATTCTTGGATTCACGCGCTGATCATCTTGGTGCGAAGAAGTTTGAGAAGCTTTCGGAGGTTGAGTTAGAAGAGTCAAAAAGATGACGAAGAAAGGCTTGAAACTTTCCACAAAAGTGCGTgatttgagaagaatttcattaagaatatttctaaGAAACTTTCAATACGAAAGAAGTTCttcaaaaactttattttaattttctgaatatAATGTTAAATTATGAAGTTTTGTTCCTTTTATACACAAACCCAAAgttcttgattatttttttacgacTACACCTGAAAAATTTGTTCACCGTTCAGCTCTTAAAATTACGTCATATGTTTGATTCTTTCTTAGCTTcctaatagattttttaaaacgaaaataaaatgtttcttagCCTCTTTTGTAAGAagtatttttgataaaataatttgcaaataaaagtataaaagtataaaaatgtttatttattaaggaaattttaaaactaatttaaggatatttaaaataaattattttaatatttaatttattaaacaaataattaaaatttataattaacaaaaatacaataatgaataatattttattaaattaacaatatttaaatacagaaaatacttttctacagttttcggtttttttttctgaaaatttagcaatgaagaaaacaataactgatttttttaaataaaaaattaacaactaAGAAGggtaatttcaaattattttcattcgaAACTCGGAgcgaaaataaaacaaataaaattttcctaaatgtAATCTCGCGATAATTAATTCTCGGAGTCAATAAATGACACTATCTGTCTCATCTAAACCCATTTATGCGTGctaagataaattttattattaattttttacgtgtattatatataaataaattcaaaatgagaaattcaagAGAGAATTGGAATTTCATGTTATTTGcatattcttttcattttaaaatagacATGAAAATACCCCACTGATTTAGATTATTTGTGTGCCTTCATTCGTTGCCAGACAAATTAAACGGTGCTTCTGCTGCAAGGTCGGGATTTGCAAAAGCATGGAAGAGCCACGAACGTCTTATTGCACTTCTacccattttcttttacttttaatgaAGAGAAGAAACCCAATAAAACGCCACCATTTGCGTGGATCTTCATTtacaattatttataaaatattattaccTAACATACTATATATAGCataactatatacatacaatggAGCTAGGCTCATTCTATATCGTGTCTTTTTGCATTTGGCGTTTCATTTTCTCGATCAAAACACCATAAACTCGAACGCcagattaatttattgagcCTCAGCTGCGGAGAGATGTCGTGCTTTGGAATCCAATAATATAAAAGAGATGGTGactatttaaaatatatgcaTATATATGCTTTATTATGTACGTCAATAAAATGTCGATGACCGGTTAATTGACTCGCGGTTCGATCtctggcagaaaaaaaagccatcTTATATCCAAAGGAATCCCCatggcaaaaaaatatgtcgaTGGCAAAAAAATTTGTGACTTGTCACTCAATACAATATGCTGGTGGAgcgaaaaatatgtaaattgcTTATTAATCTCCTTGTAGCATTTGGTTTTGCTTTTAAAtcacattaaaagaaaaaccagaAATCAAGATAATCCTCCCGATTGCAGAGAGCAAAATCTCCTCTCTAAGTAGTACACCCGGTCCATTTTACAGTTTCTACCTGCCAATGATAACTCATTATGTTTATATTTTGTctcattcataattttttttgttgttccaTCCATTCGAAAACCCTGGCTcgaaacattaaaagaaatttatttttcagcacATTTTTCCACCGCAAAAGAAGCGACAAATAAACAATATCCATTCGAATTCCTCTAATTGCTTGTCTAGAAGATTCTTTCACATAGAGTGAGAAAGAGAGATGGTTCTTGGGgcaattttcaatgcaaattgcatggagattttcttatcaagaaaacattttggtgatttttttcaaagatctTCCCGAGAGAACTTTGGGAGATAAAGTAGAAGGTTTTTGCATaaagtttcaaatttttttttcaagcattGATTTGGATAAAATTGTTTAGGATTTGTCTATCAGATTCAtctaaatgaagaaaattcgaCTGGGAATTGAAATGTGGAACGGCAAGTATTTTTAATtggttaaattaattttagaaaattatctgggaaatcaaattgattgatttgatttgctgggaaatatttcttttggaCGTGGTTCAAAAtctattctaattttttaattatctttaaCGAATTAGTAGTGCagattttttcataaatagttttttagcAAACTTCaaaatatgttaaaaaattaaataagaaatacaATCgctgagaataaaaaaaaaggattcttaattttttacgaATATTGGGTCTTATTCTGCGACCAAGATATATTTGAAATAAGAATTTGTTCTAAAATAaggattttaaagatttctagGTCGTTGAATAAGGTCCATATTCTCAGAATTTCGTAAAATCgtaaaaattctctaattgtcataattttaaaagtattctataaattgaaattgtttaataaaattaattatcttaTTCCTAGACTAATCAGTTCTGATAAGTTTTGGTATTGATAGACCAAAAAACCCTTGGaattgtgagaaaagaaaggattttttttcaaaatgaaaccCCTTTGTCCATCATTCAAATGTGACAAATCATCAACAGCCAAAACGTATTAATTTAGTCTTGGCAACATTGTTCGTTTCTTATTCATgctaaattctaataaattttcccatcatgTTAGCTAAATTAAATGGTCTTCATCACCATAAAACAGTGGGACAGGTTGAGTATCTCGCATTGTATAGTATACACCTGAATGTCAAATGAAACATCTTTTTGCGCACACACCGCGATGAGAGTTCATCAACTTATAGAGACGGCAAAAAtttgatgttatttttttcgtcTTGCCCAGAATAACTTTTATAGTGCAATTTCTGAGAATTATGAGTAACAATAAAGTATATTCTCGGAAAGAAtggttgtgtgtgtgtacccTCTGTGTGAGAACCTAAATGGTCACATTTATACATTCAACAACTCGATGTTATTTCATGCAATTAGATATTGAAATGTTATCCATCTCAGTTGGGTTCTTTTCGCATCGACATAAATCCAATGTGTTGCATTGTATTCAGGagatggagctttttttttcttcttcttacatCGTTTTTACCTCCACGCTTCTCTAGCCAGTTTAACGAGGTCTGTGCGCAAAGTTCAATGTTTGAACTTGACGATGGAAAATGGTATGaagaaatcaaataataaataggtaggtaggtagcaTAGAGGTAGATAGTTGGGAGCTCCCCAACCTGTCCGTACTGTgagttgaaatttttgtcaTCGAGCATTCAAGCGAGGTAGCGcatagaatatttttgcaaacatgtagtatttttgtatataattatCTGCTAAATAGACGAAGAAGACGAACATGTTTCTCATCCTCACAGCCAGAATACAAAAATCACCATCGCGGGTAGAATTTCCGGTTTAAAGCTGACTAATGGCGCGTAcacataatttattgatttccaATATTATGTTTCTGCAACATATAATTCCTCCCCATCTCTCGACAATCAAACTTGAATAATTAGCTGTTTTTGCCACTTGTCAACTCTTTAGGAATTCACACACAATTCCCATAACCCGCGAGATACAACCGCGGGGAGCAAGAAGTCTTGCTTAAGAACAGATGTTCTCACAGGCTTATTTTCCAATTCACACTCagcagcaaaagaaaattgcctATAACCATCACAGATGGAAGAATAAATTGAGAGAGTGAAAATGttggaattgaattaaataaaatgcgttaaatttttcaaaaaaaagacgaattaTCATTTCAATCAATCATCATACtccaattttgcaattaatttttcttcacctaACGGCAATCATCATTCATTGATTGGTGGTGCCTTCAAAACTCCAAAACTCACCACGCGAGGACGATGGAATGTGCGCGCAAAGAAGCTCTCCACTGTATCTAAGAAAAGTTGTCAAGTGGGCAGCACGagcctttttttcttattacctTTTTATTCCTCTCTAATTCCTTCGCACCACACAAATTCTAATCTGATTATCAGATCAAAAATTTTACcgaaataatatttctcttaGACGCCAAGTGCTGcttgaggtgaaaaaaagaggTTAAGGAAAACCACGCATTTCTTCGAcattgacgtttttttctcacctccATCCCGAAAGCGAGTTAATGcgggaaaaaatgcaaagttcAACGGTTAACCCAAAGCGTAGACGCCACGACAGATGACATCATGAAATATTGAGATTATTCTAATTAAacaagaaaggaattttcacgtggaTTTCGCTACAACCTTAGAAAGAGATTAATCTCAAACACGTTTCACTAATCGCGTAATTTTGAgactttttgatttaattgaatttgaagaGTGTGGTCAATTAAAATGTCTTCCAAGATGAACTTTTGGATTTAATCTGAGATTCATCGGAAGCATGCTTCTGATATATTGATTGTGAGGAGGTCTAAAGagacaattttgcattttaaaagtaaattaaatctGATTGATTTTCCAGAAGAAGCTTTTAgcttgatgaaaattttatgaattcgTGTATTAAATTCCGTTTGGCgtggatttaaatttaaataacgAATATGAGTTCTAggagtttttgaaaatttcgcgaagatttatttacaaattgtccagaaaagtcaatttttaatcaaaatttttgatttttttttacataaagcTCTAAAACTCTTTCAGGCTCCGTTTGTCGTTgacttctatttttttaaacttctttcaaTTGGAAATATTTCTGGGTCAGAATTTGAAGAGTTTGTTGAgggttgaatattttttttttcttgagaattagtaaataaatgtactggtaagctgaccaagcttacgagagctgtgtttctttcagtgtaccaattttgtgaga harbors:
- the LOC129789950 gene encoding titin-like isoform X1 codes for the protein MIEKHPILSIQEEVICDDSGSEFSEDEFSDEENFFGENSEEYVEEENGGNESRQDEAESEILEAAEPEIPERAEPEISEEAEPAILEDMEPEMFEDAELEIPKKAKLDIPEQTEAEISETSEPETSKDVEPESRNFISEPNVPIETPKKSIKDQIEELKVDQMSLGLQFVELKVCEDLIRVKMTKLLDDAMDLRKDMDEFDALKADWRQKYEQIKQKIRNLQIQ
- the LOC129789950 gene encoding titin-like isoform X2, producing the protein MIEKHPILSIQEEVICDDSGSEFSEDEFSDEENFFGENSEEYVEEENGGNESRQDEAESEILEAAEPEIPERAEPEISEEAEPAILEDMEPEMFEDAELEIPKKAKLDIPEQTEAEISETSEPETSKDVEPESQPNVPIETPKKSIKDQIEELKVDQMSLGLQFVELKVCEDLIRVKMTKLLDDAMDLRKDMDEFDALKADWRQKYEQIKQKIRNLQIQ